AAGAACAGGTGGAATAAATAAGGGTGCCATCTTCAGCAAGCGATGGATAATAATCGGCCAGGATGCGCTGCTGCCGCTGGCTGCAGAGCTGCACAGCATGAGGGCTCCACTCAGCAATGGCTTCGGGCTCGCGCCGGAACAATCCGCTACCGCTGCAGGGCGCATCGATCACCAGCACGTCGAAGAAATTTTCGAGGGAACTGAAATCAGCGGGATCATTGTTGGTCACCATTACATTCGCCCCACCCCATTTCACGAGATTCTCTTCCAGGATGGAAGCGCGTGATTTGATCACCTCATTGCTCACCAGCAAACTATCTGCAGAGATCAGTGATTGCAGGTGCGTGCTTTTGCCTCCAGGCGCAGCACAACCATCCAGCACACGCAATGACTGGTTCAGATCGAGCGTTTGCCGCATGGCCTGCTCCACAAACATACTGCTGGCCTCCTGCACATAGTAGGCGCCCGCATGCAATAAAGGATCGAATGTAAAGAAAGGACGTTCCTGAAGATAGTAGCCATTGTCTGTCCAGGGGATCTTCCCACTCACGGGCAGGCTTATCCGATAAGTTTCCAGTCCACCGGCCAGCAAAGAAGCTTTGGCCGGATTGACGCGAACGGAGGTCACCTGTTCACCCGAGCGGTGAACGGCTTCAAATGCTTCCCGGTGATAGCCGGGCACTCCTTCCAGCGATTGCAGTAACGCAACCGGTAAATCCATATCACTCCCCATTATAAATTTTTGATCTCACCGATCAGATCCTGCAACACTTTTTTGGCATCGCCAAACAACATGGAAGTTTTAGGTTGAAAGAAAAGATCATTTTCAATTCCTGCATAGCCAGGTTTCATACTCCGCTTGTTCACGATCACATTCTTGGCCAGCTCCACTTCGAGGATGGGCATACCATAGATCGGGGAAGATGGATCACTCTTGGCGGCAGGGTTCACCACATCATTGGCGCCGAGGATCAGCACCACATCGGTTGTTGGGAACTCTTCATTCGCCTGTTCCATTTC
This portion of the Pseudobacter ginsenosidimutans genome encodes:
- a CDS encoding RsmB/NOP family class I SAM-dependent RNA methyltransferase; this translates as MDLPVALLQSLEGVPGYHREAFEAVHRSGEQVTSVRVNPAKASLLAGGLETYRISLPVSGKIPWTDNGYYLQERPFFTFDPLLHAGAYYVQEASSMFVEQAMRQTLDLNQSLRVLDGCAAPGGKSTHLQSLISADSLLVSNEVIKSRASILEENLVKWGGANVMVTNNDPADFSSLENFFDVLVIDAPCSGSGLFRREPEAIAEWSPHAVQLCSQRQQRILADYYPSLAEDGTLIYSTCSYSQEEDEQIIDWLLNNFELESLPLQLQADWNIVEVQSPERKGSGYRFFPDQVKGEGFFLAAFRKKDGGNSITVLRRSLKYKKRPKAKWRP